A part of Corynebacterium afermentans subsp. lipophilum genomic DNA contains:
- the coaE gene encoding dephospho-CoA kinase (Dephospho-CoA kinase (CoaE) performs the final step in coenzyme A biosynthesis.), translating to MKKVGLTGGIGSGKSTVARMLGGTGFAVVDADQIARDIMAPGSPVLDEVAAAFGADLIGDDGALDRGELARRAFATTEDTQRLNAITHPAIRAESERRFAAAEEAGEQAVIYDMPLLVDLGLNQDMDLTVVVDVDKEERIRRLVDKRGLDQADARARMAQQIDDAARLAAADVVIDNNGPLEALEPQVDALIKKIKD from the coding sequence ATGAAGAAAGTTGGCCTGACAGGCGGTATCGGCAGCGGTAAATCCACGGTGGCGCGAATGCTTGGCGGCACCGGCTTTGCCGTGGTTGACGCCGACCAAATCGCGCGCGACATCATGGCCCCCGGCTCACCGGTACTGGACGAGGTCGCCGCTGCGTTCGGCGCAGACCTCATCGGCGACGACGGTGCACTGGACCGTGGGGAGCTCGCGCGGCGCGCGTTCGCCACCACGGAGGACACGCAGCGCCTCAACGCTATTACGCACCCTGCCATCCGTGCTGAGTCCGAACGTCGCTTCGCTGCCGCCGAAGAAGCGGGGGAGCAGGCCGTCATCTACGACATGCCGCTCCTCGTGGACCTCGGGCTGAATCAGGACATGGACCTCACCGTTGTCGTGGATGTGGACAAGGAGGAGAGGATCCGAAGGCTCGTCGATAAGCGAGGGCTCGACCAGGCCGACGCGAGGGCCCGCATGGCGCAGCAGATCGACGATGCGGCACGGCTCGCGGCAGCAGACGTCGTGATCGACAACAACGGGCCGCTTGAGGCGCTCGAACCGCAGGTGGATGCACTTATTAAGAAAATCAAAGATTAG
- the rpsA gene encoding 30S ribosomal protein S1, whose translation MRTSNAPQVAINDIGGPEEFLAAVDETIKYFNDGDIVTGTVVKVDHDEVLLDIGYKTEGIILTRELSIKHDVDPEDVVEVGDEIDALVLTKEDKEGRLMLSKKRAQYERAWGTIEELQANDQPVTGTVIEVVKGGLILDIGLRGFLPASLVEMRRVRDLDPYIGQELEAKIIELDKHRNNVVLSRRAYLEETQSAVRSDFLHQLQKGQVRKGVVSSIVNFGAFVDLGGVDGLVHVSELSWKHIDHPSEVVAVGDEVTVEVLDVDLDRERVSLSLKATQEDPWRVFARTHAVGQIVPGKVTKLVPFGAFVRVEEGIEGLVHISELAQRHVEVPDQVVNVGEEVMVKVIDIDLDRRRISLSLKQADEDYVEEFDPSRYGMADSYDEQGNYIFPEGFDPETNEWMEGYDEARQAWEARYAEAERRHQAHTAQIERHRAAAAEAAEQEGEQANYSSESAAAAPAADQAEENIGSLASDEQLAALRDKLAGN comes from the coding sequence ATGCGCACTTCCAACGCACCCCAGGTAGCCATCAACGACATCGGTGGCCCTGAGGAATTCCTCGCCGCAGTCGACGAGACCATCAAGTACTTCAACGATGGCGACATCGTCACCGGCACCGTGGTCAAGGTCGACCACGACGAGGTCCTGCTCGACATCGGCTACAAGACCGAGGGCATCATCCTCACCCGCGAGCTGTCCATCAAGCACGACGTCGACCCGGAAGACGTGGTCGAGGTCGGCGATGAGATCGACGCACTTGTCCTGACCAAGGAGGACAAGGAAGGCCGCCTGATGCTGTCCAAGAAGCGCGCTCAGTACGAGCGTGCTTGGGGCACCATCGAGGAGCTGCAGGCCAACGACCAGCCGGTTACCGGTACCGTCATCGAGGTTGTCAAGGGCGGCCTCATCCTCGACATCGGCCTGCGCGGCTTCCTGCCGGCATCGCTGGTCGAGATGCGTCGCGTCCGCGACCTGGATCCGTACATCGGCCAGGAGCTCGAGGCGAAGATCATCGAGCTGGACAAGCACCGCAACAACGTGGTCCTGTCCCGCCGCGCTTACCTGGAGGAGACCCAGTCCGCGGTCCGCTCCGACTTCCTGCACCAGCTGCAGAAGGGCCAGGTCCGCAAGGGTGTCGTGTCCTCCATCGTCAACTTCGGTGCGTTCGTCGATCTCGGCGGCGTCGACGGCCTGGTGCACGTCTCTGAGCTGTCCTGGAAGCACATCGACCACCCGTCCGAGGTTGTCGCCGTGGGCGACGAGGTCACTGTCGAGGTGCTCGACGTCGATCTCGACCGCGAGCGTGTTTCCCTGTCGCTGAAGGCGACCCAGGAGGATCCGTGGCGCGTCTTCGCCCGCACCCACGCTGTGGGCCAGATCGTCCCGGGCAAGGTCACCAAGCTCGTCCCGTTCGGCGCGTTCGTCCGCGTCGAGGAGGGCATCGAGGGCCTCGTCCACATCTCCGAGCTGGCTCAGCGCCACGTGGAGGTCCCGGACCAGGTCGTCAACGTCGGCGAAGAGGTCATGGTCAAGGTCATCGACATCGACCTGGACCGTCGCCGCATCTCCCTGTCCCTCAAGCAGGCTGACGAGGACTACGTCGAGGAGTTCGATCCGTCCCGCTACGGCATGGCCGACTCCTACGACGAGCAGGGCAACTACATCTTCCCGGAGGGCTTCGACCCGGAGACCAACGAGTGGATGGAAGGCTACGACGAGGCTCGTCAGGCATGGGAGGCACGCTACGCCGAGGCAGAGCGTCGCCACCAGGCCCACACCGCCCAGATCGAGCGTCACCGCGCCGCTGCCGCCGAGGCCGCGGAGCAGGAGGGCGAGCAGGCCAACTACTCCTCCGAGTCTGCAGCTGCAGCTCCGGCAGCTGACCAGGCTGAGGAGAACATCGGCTCCCTCGCCTCCGACGAGCAGCTCGCGGCTCTGCGCGACAAGCTCGCTGGCAACTAG
- a CDS encoding YkvI family membrane protein produces MWKRSLAVAASFVGIVVGAGFASGMEALQYFVAYGTDGFYGVILASVTMLFAATAFMTFGSYFLAREHNEVFYNVTSKPAAFIMDWSAVACMFSVGFVMFAGAGSNLRQSFGWPIWVGAVAMLALMLIVGRFDVDKVSSVIGWATPLLVVFVLIGSIYSFTQVDVSWSEVGNYAQQEVSRADGTPYWWLGALNHTGLNALCGVSMALVMAGDEFDTKSSRLGGILGGVIYAVMLALLVASLLIQVESVNGNDMPLLAVIENVNPVLGFIMTWVIFLMVFNTCLGMFYALAKRLTRKKPERFYPVYAIACIVGFGLSFAGFQPLVSSLYPILGYLGLFVMAVMTVTYLRHRSELKDEGERRADAVEAEDGPEVDELATESNLEDDEFKDALQEEVESSEDDNKRRSLNDLL; encoded by the coding sequence ATGTGGAAACGCAGCCTCGCAGTCGCTGCCTCATTCGTCGGCATCGTCGTCGGTGCCGGCTTCGCCTCCGGCATGGAGGCGCTGCAGTACTTTGTCGCCTACGGCACCGACGGGTTCTACGGCGTGATTCTCGCAAGTGTGACCATGCTGTTCGCCGCAACGGCGTTCATGACCTTCGGCTCATATTTCCTGGCGCGCGAGCACAACGAGGTCTTCTACAACGTCACCTCGAAGCCCGCGGCCTTCATCATGGACTGGTCCGCGGTGGCGTGCATGTTCTCCGTCGGGTTTGTCATGTTCGCCGGCGCCGGGTCGAACCTGAGACAGTCGTTTGGGTGGCCTATCTGGGTGGGTGCGGTAGCCATGCTCGCACTCATGCTGATCGTCGGCCGGTTCGACGTGGACAAGGTCTCCTCCGTCATCGGCTGGGCCACCCCACTACTCGTGGTGTTCGTGCTGATTGGCAGCATCTACTCGTTCACCCAGGTGGACGTGAGCTGGAGCGAGGTGGGCAACTACGCCCAGCAGGAGGTCTCCCGCGCCGACGGCACCCCGTACTGGTGGCTGGGAGCGCTCAACCACACCGGCCTGAACGCCCTGTGCGGCGTGTCCATGGCGCTGGTCATGGCCGGCGACGAGTTCGACACGAAGAGCAGCCGGCTTGGCGGCATCCTCGGCGGGGTGATCTACGCGGTGATGCTGGCCCTGCTCGTGGCATCGCTGCTGATCCAGGTGGAATCCGTCAACGGCAACGACATGCCGCTGCTCGCCGTGATCGAAAACGTGAACCCCGTACTCGGTTTCATCATGACCTGGGTGATCTTCCTCATGGTCTTCAACACCTGCCTGGGCATGTTCTACGCGTTGGCAAAGCGCCTCACCCGCAAGAAGCCGGAGCGCTTCTACCCCGTGTACGCCATCGCCTGCATCGTCGGCTTCGGTCTTTCCTTCGCCGGCTTCCAGCCGCTGGTGAGCAGCTTGTATCCGATCCTGGGCTACCTCGGCTTGTTCGTGATGGCAGTGATGACGGTGACCTATCTGCGCCACCGCAGCGAGTTGAAGGACGAGGGCGAGCGCCGCGCCGACGCAGTCGAAGCCGAGGACGGCCCAGAGGTCGACGAACTAGCCACCGAATCGAACCTGGAGGACGACGAATTCAAGGACGCACTCCAGGAGGAAGTCGAGTCCTCCGAAGACGACAACAAGCGGCGGTCACTCAACGACCTGCTATAG